The DNA region gcctagagttattttcagatttctttaggtatgtctatgtcttgtatcttgtacctgtaaggtatccctttcttagttgggttagcactaagagtgaatagttaggtattagcatagccaatgtcaagttaggttagaacttgagtgtgaaaggattgggtcaatcctgtgttattggtgtatgtaatactgttaactatggtgaaattcttccatagttgtggaggagactggatgtaggttgcataacacaaggcaaccgaaccaggatacttgctggtgttagcttttctcttctctgctgtgttctgttttctgataatcatgagacaaaaataaattgtctcataaatttccgctgctgaattcaaacagaatcagaattgcaaatctgttttaaaagggtaataacagcagcttaaaagaaaggcatagattcaaccccctttctcTAAGTCTACCACAATCTTCAGCTAGTATCAGATTCTCGCTTGTAGTAAAAAGTTTTGGCCCACCACCTATTAGTTTATCACTCGTTTGATTCACTAACCTGTACATTACCATAACGaaagtaatataaaaaataatttgtgctATTAATATCCATAAAcactaaattatatttaaatgagTTAATAGTCAATTTCGTCCCCGAAAGTGTCCTCGATCTCCATTTTCATCCCCAAAagtcaaaattaatcaaaaacgtCCTCGAAAGATACCCGTGTTGATCACGTTCGTCCTTCCGTCTTCTCGGTTGATGAGATGGCAAACGGCCGCTTACGTGGCACGTTAACTGCCAAGCTGGCCAACGCCAGGGTGTAGGATGTTGTTGCTGACAAGATAAGTTTCGTTTAAGCCATCAAATTAGTCCTTCGAGTTTATAAACCTTAATTTCTTTCCCTTTTTGCCCCTCCATGAGTTCCCTCACAAGCCCCTCAACCTGCTCTCTCTTAACATCACACTCAATCTCCATCCCAATCCCAATCCCCCATTTCTTGCATGCATAGAAGCTGTTTGTTTGTTGTTCTGCAAAGAAAGGCCAACATGCCATTAGAACTCCCTCACATATGCTCTCCAATGTTGAGTTCCACCCACAATGTGTTAGAAATCCACCAATTGATGCATGACAAAGAACTTTCTCTTGTTGGCaccaccccaataccaatcccctCTCACATCTTTCAATCACATTCACATATTCATCACTTAATTTCCcatcaccattattattattatcatgcaCAAGATTAGGCCTTATGACCCACAAGAAATGGTACTTGCTATTAACCAAACCCCAAGCAAATTCACTTAGTTGCTTTGGTGTCATAATCACTAAGCTACCAAAGTTCACATACACAACAGAACCTCTGTCTCTTTTATCCAACCATTCCAAGCATTTGTTGTCTTTGACCCGCAGTATCTCTATCTCGATTGTCATTGATTTTCAATCGCCGAATTGCTTCTGCAATATAGATCAAAACAGGAATCATCCAATTTAATTCACAATTCCACGAAAGTCTCAACATgcattccaaaaaaaaatttaccagCAATGACTACTCccataaaaactaactagatcagaACCTTACAAGGTTCCAACTCCACCTCATAAAAGACTTAAAGATCAAAACATGCATTCAATCCTTTGTTGCATGATCAAGCAAAGGAACACAATTTCCCAAAGCCTTGTACGATCACTCAAATTCGGGCAACAAAAAATTGAATTCAGAATATAGGGATTTGTCGGAACCTCTATATCCTCTTGTTATAGGAAGCTATTGTTCCAAGAAACTCATTCAAAAAAAAGAATCATAACGCATTCAATTCAATGGATCATCGAAATTCTCCAAATCAAGATCACCgtaccatcatcatcatccatcataATGAAAACCACAACCGATGATTAAGCTAACACAAACAATACAACATTCCAAAGCTTCACAACAGGAAAACTTCACAcaaacaaaaacacaaacaccacaCAGGCATCATCACAAAAACAATGATCAGGACCAACAAGAGCATGAATCATGATCACAACAAATAGAATCT from Arachis hypogaea cultivar Tifrunner chromosome 10, arahy.Tifrunner.gnm2.J5K5, whole genome shotgun sequence includes:
- the LOC112718332 gene encoding 7-deoxyloganetin glucosyltransferase-like; protein product: MTIEIEILRVKDNKCLEWLDKRDRGSVVYVNFGSLVIMTPKQLSEFAWGLVNSKYHFLWVIRPNLVHDNNNNGDGKLSDEYVNVIERCERGLVLGWCQQEKVLCHASIGGFLTHCGWNSTLESICEGVLMACWPFFAEQQTNSFYACKKWGIGIGMEIECDVKREQVEGLVRELMEGQKGKEIKVYKLEGLI